The proteins below are encoded in one region of Paenibacillus sp. YYML68:
- a CDS encoding DUF3892 domain-containing protein, which yields MNTAKDQVVAVRKNGDGDIVELKLSSGQVVDYKEAQFMAKNGQIDNVNVFRGRDGEEHLRSNPDGDPTNNLDNLPGF from the coding sequence ATGAATACAGCCAAAGATCAAGTTGTGGCCGTCCGTAAAAATGGTGATGGTGACATCGTCGAGCTCAAGCTTTCCTCCGGACAAGTCGTCGATTACAAGGAAGCTCAATTTATGGCAAAAAACGGACAGATCGACAACGTTAACGTATTTCGCGGCCGTGACGGCGAGGAGCACCTTCGCTCCAATCCGGATGGCGATCCGACGAACAACCTGGACAATTTGCCAGGCTTCTAA